One region of Bosea sp. 29B genomic DNA includes:
- a CDS encoding RNase H family protein, protein MILTLFCDASHCSRTLSAGWGAWAKREEWERGRIFGGPLTSKPINSTEAELAAIANALQQLSGSGDLTGIKTLVIQSDSLAALAIVRSLPTAAWSRSDDRRDSSSAPTKQRLSASEMASLSTIRDAAGGRPLFLRHIKGHKSGTGRNWVNGQCDRVAKRHMVQLRQAGEMTV, encoded by the coding sequence ATGATCCTCACTCTCTTCTGTGACGCCTCGCATTGCTCTCGCACCCTGTCAGCTGGATGGGGAGCCTGGGCCAAGCGCGAGGAATGGGAGCGCGGTCGCATCTTCGGCGGCCCGCTGACCAGCAAGCCCATCAACTCGACCGAGGCCGAGCTCGCGGCCATCGCCAATGCGCTTCAGCAGCTCTCCGGCTCTGGAGATCTCACCGGCATCAAGACCCTGGTGATCCAGTCCGACAGCCTTGCCGCGCTGGCGATCGTCCGGTCCCTGCCGACGGCTGCATGGTCACGCAGCGACGATAGGCGGGATAGTAGCTCGGCACCGACCAAGCAGAGGCTATCGGCCTCCGAGATGGCATCGCTGTCGACTATCCGCGACGCCGCTGGCGGCCGACCCCTCTTCCTGCGCCACATCAAGGGCCACAAGTCCGGCACCGGTCGAAACTGGGTGAACGGCCAGTGCGACCGCGTCGCCAAGCGGCACATGGTCCAGCTGCGCCAGGCTGGCGAGATGACGGTATGA
- a CDS encoding transcription termination/antitermination NusG family protein, which produces MFQDHSWFIIHTKFQQDRICADALERKKFGVYLPMRQTIVTHARRKEVVMRPALGRYLFVGFDPNEQLGKLMSECKRTIGVEWMIQPAGSRAPLPVPANIIAALRQAEDAGTFDDPECIRIRDGQAMASRLPKRGDKVQVMEGPFAGFLAEVASASTEHRIEIVIKHARLAGRITTSLAKLEKVA; this is translated from the coding sequence ATGTTCCAAGATCACTCCTGGTTCATCATCCACACCAAGTTCCAGCAGGACCGCATCTGCGCCGACGCGCTGGAGCGGAAGAAGTTCGGCGTCTATCTGCCGATGCGGCAGACGATCGTCACGCACGCTCGCCGCAAGGAGGTTGTGATGAGACCGGCGCTAGGCAGATATCTCTTCGTCGGCTTCGATCCGAATGAGCAGCTCGGCAAGCTTATGTCGGAGTGCAAGCGCACCATCGGCGTCGAATGGATGATTCAGCCGGCCGGAAGCCGCGCGCCGTTGCCGGTGCCGGCCAACATCATCGCGGCGCTACGCCAGGCGGAAGACGCCGGCACCTTCGACGATCCGGAGTGCATCAGGATCAGGGACGGCCAGGCGATGGCGAGCCGCTTGCCCAAGCGCGGCGACAAGGTGCAGGTGATGGAAGGGCCGTTCGCCGGGTTCCTGGCGGAGGTGGCCAGCGCTTCGACCGAGCATCGCATCGAGATCGTGATCAAGCATGCCCGTCTTGCAGGCCGCATCACGACGTCGCTTGCCAAGCTCGAAAAGGTGGCGTAG
- a CDS encoding ATP-binding protein, whose product MSFMSKLRKIEAIDPPRILIYGPPKIGKTTLASEFPDAVFIQIEDGQNTSVSLDGWGRSEIQSYGDVMEAMRSLYEEEHEFKTLVIDSISELQVMIYDETCARGDEKGNAKQRIEDFGYGKGYIYALNVWKELMDAINMLRTGRGMTTILIGHAKVDRFDDPETVSYHRYEIDVHDRAQKLIEREMDAILLLKRDVTVKEEDAGPNKKRAHAEGGATRFIYSEGRPSQVAGSRYKLPAKIPYREGQGYAELAKYLPGQPEPAEPAKVAKAA is encoded by the coding sequence ATGAGCTTCATGAGCAAGCTGCGGAAGATCGAAGCGATCGACCCGCCCCGCATCCTGATCTACGGCCCGCCCAAGATCGGCAAGACGACGCTGGCCAGCGAATTCCCCGACGCGGTCTTCATTCAAATCGAGGACGGGCAGAACACGTCCGTCTCGCTCGACGGCTGGGGCCGCTCGGAGATCCAGTCCTATGGCGACGTGATGGAGGCGATGCGCTCGCTTTACGAGGAGGAGCACGAATTCAAGACGCTCGTCATCGACTCGATCAGCGAGCTGCAGGTCATGATCTATGACGAGACCTGCGCGCGCGGCGACGAGAAGGGCAACGCCAAGCAGCGCATCGAGGACTTCGGCTACGGCAAGGGCTACATCTACGCCCTGAACGTCTGGAAGGAGCTGATGGACGCGATCAACATGCTGCGCACCGGGCGCGGCATGACGACGATCCTCATCGGTCACGCCAAGGTCGACCGCTTCGACGATCCGGAGACCGTCTCCTATCACCGCTACGAGATCGACGTGCACGATCGGGCGCAGAAGCTCATCGAGCGCGAGATGGACGCCATCTTGCTGCTGAAGCGGGACGTCACGGTGAAGGAAGAAGACGCCGGCCCGAACAAGAAGCGGGCGCATGCCGAGGGCGGCGCGACCCGCTTCATCTACAGCGAGGGGCGCCCGTCGCAGGTTGCCGGCTCCCGCTACAAACTGCCGGCGAAGATCCCGTACCGCGAGGGCCAGGGCTATGCCGAGCTGGCCAAGTACCTGCCCGGCCAGCCTGAGCCGGCCGAACCCGCCAAGGTCGCCAAGGCGGCCTGA
- a CDS encoding helix-turn-helix transcriptional regulator: MWTKERIVAFREKAELRQEDLAAAFGMSTRSWQDIENGVTKIRMWHILALDHLTLMLAVEKGDASLVDPITAKTARDFAKLPAKQSPA; this comes from the coding sequence ATGTGGACCAAAGAGCGAATCGTCGCCTTCAGGGAGAAGGCTGAACTACGCCAGGAAGACCTGGCAGCCGCATTCGGCATGTCGACGCGCAGCTGGCAGGATATCGAGAACGGCGTGACCAAGATCAGGATGTGGCACATCCTCGCCCTCGATCACCTCACACTCATGCTCGCGGTCGAAAAAGGCGACGCTTCGCTCGTCGATCCAATCACCGCCAAAACGGCGAGAGACTTTGCGAAGCTTCCGGCAAAACAAAGCCCCGCCTGA
- a CDS encoding GcrA family cell cycle regulator: protein MIAEARRLWEVEGYSASQVAQALDRDHRFATSRSAICGLAHRQGWSARKLQLNRVSAPKKERVVRLVAPRTKPAPLPKLTLVPSPSPPVPTPIERQGVSFFDHREGQCRWPLWSLGTPFEAKRFCGEPAPGPGPYCAYCRTLSYEPARSAA from the coding sequence ATGATCGCCGAGGCGCGCCGGCTCTGGGAGGTGGAGGGCTATTCGGCCTCCCAGGTCGCGCAAGCGCTCGATCGCGATCACCGCTTCGCAACCTCGCGCAGCGCAATTTGTGGCCTTGCACACCGGCAGGGCTGGAGCGCCCGCAAGCTGCAGCTCAATCGTGTCTCGGCGCCGAAGAAAGAGCGCGTCGTTCGCCTCGTTGCGCCAAGGACCAAGCCGGCGCCGCTGCCCAAGCTTACCCTCGTACCGTCACCGTCGCCGCCCGTTCCGACGCCGATCGAGCGCCAAGGTGTCAGCTTCTTCGATCACCGCGAAGGTCAATGTCGCTGGCCGCTCTGGAGCCTCGGCACGCCGTTCGAGGCCAAGCGCTTCTGCGGCGAGCCGGCGCCCGGGCCGGGGCCGTACTGCGCCTATTGCCGAACCCTTTCCTATGAACCTGCCAGGAGCGCCGCATGA
- a CDS encoding DNA methyltransferase — MQVFDQKIGERFAAYNVDTVEFTAGMPASSVDFSVYSPPFAHLFVYSESERDMGNVADYEEFRAAYLPLVTDLLRVTKPGRVTAVHSSDIPTTASRDGVIGLRDFPSDIRQAHEDAGWIYAGKVTIWKDPVVEMQRTKAHGLLYKTFRTDASRCRPGMPDYLTFFRKPVDGATSKTPDPVVHDPNQYPVDRWQEIASPVWMTVDQTNVLNVKVVRDDKDERHLCPLQLDVIERAITLYSNRDDTVYSPFMGIGSEGYQSLRMGRRFIGTELKDAYFRQAVKNLEKAEREGPATDLLARVA, encoded by the coding sequence ATGCAGGTCTTTGATCAGAAGATTGGCGAGCGCTTCGCCGCCTACAACGTCGACACCGTCGAATTTACGGCCGGCATGCCGGCGTCATCGGTCGATTTCAGCGTCTATTCTCCGCCCTTCGCCCACCTCTTCGTCTACAGCGAGAGTGAGCGCGACATGGGCAATGTCGCTGATTACGAGGAGTTCCGGGCGGCTTATCTTCCGCTGGTCACGGACCTCCTCCGCGTCACGAAGCCAGGGCGTGTCACTGCTGTCCATTCGAGCGATATCCCGACAACCGCCAGTCGCGACGGCGTGATCGGGCTGCGTGATTTCCCTTCGGACATTCGGCAGGCCCATGAAGATGCAGGGTGGATCTACGCCGGCAAGGTGACGATCTGGAAAGATCCCGTTGTCGAAATGCAGCGGACCAAAGCGCATGGCCTGCTCTACAAGACGTTTCGAACTGATGCGAGCCGCTGCCGCCCCGGCATGCCGGACTACCTGACTTTCTTCCGGAAGCCTGTCGACGGGGCGACCAGCAAGACCCCTGACCCGGTCGTCCACGACCCGAACCAATATCCAGTCGATCGATGGCAGGAGATCGCCTCGCCCGTCTGGATGACCGTCGACCAGACGAACGTCCTCAACGTCAAGGTCGTTCGCGACGACAAAGATGAGCGGCACCTTTGCCCGCTTCAGCTCGATGTCATCGAGCGAGCGATTACGCTCTATTCCAATCGCGACGACACGGTCTACTCGCCGTTCATGGGTATCGGCAGCGAGGGCTACCAGTCCCTACGCATGGGGAGAAGATTTATCGGGACAGAACTCAAGGACGCCTATTTTCGACAGGCGGTCAAAAACCTTGAGAAGGCCGAGCGCGAGGGGCCGGCAACCGATCTGCTGGCGAGGGTTGCGTGA
- a CDS encoding NYN domain-containing protein, which yields MRTIVYVDGFNLYYRLLKDQPQFKWLNLCELAKQVLSPKNQIIKVRYFTARVSGRFDPTTPARQQAYLSALSTIPEIESHFGNFLVSKTWAGIVHPDLDPAKPNAKPPFLPWPNVVRVHKTEEKGSDVNLASHLLSDAYNDRFDVAAIITNDTDLVEPIRLVRSEVGKTIGLLTPVPKPSASLAREAHFCHHITNNHLSNSQFPDFLNLPGGKVVNRPPEWAAAP from the coding sequence GTGAGGACCATCGTCTACGTTGATGGGTTCAATCTATATTACAGGCTTTTGAAAGACCAGCCGCAGTTCAAATGGTTAAATCTTTGCGAACTCGCTAAGCAGGTCTTAAGCCCGAAAAATCAAATCATCAAGGTCAGGTACTTTACAGCTCGCGTTTCAGGGCGATTTGACCCAACGACGCCAGCCAGGCAGCAGGCTTATCTCTCCGCGTTATCGACCATTCCCGAGATCGAAAGCCACTTCGGCAACTTCTTGGTTAGCAAGACATGGGCCGGGATTGTCCATCCCGATCTAGATCCTGCGAAACCAAACGCCAAGCCGCCATTCCTACCATGGCCAAACGTTGTACGCGTTCACAAAACCGAAGAGAAAGGAAGCGATGTCAATCTGGCCTCGCACCTGCTCTCAGATGCATATAACGACCGCTTCGATGTAGCTGCGATCATCACCAATGATACCGATCTCGTCGAGCCAATTCGCCTTGTTCGATCGGAGGTCGGAAAGACGATCGGCCTTCTGACGCCTGTGCCGAAGCCGTCTGCAAGTCTCGCCAGAGAGGCTCATTTCTGCCACCACATCACGAATAATCATCTTTCGAACTCCCAGTTTCCGGACTTCCTCAATTTGCCAGGCGGCAAAGTCGTCAATCGCCCTCCCGAGTGGGCAGCGGCGCCCTGA
- a CDS encoding transcriptional regulator, with protein sequence MTVIRFPRPRICLECGEQFQARDDEVHFCTTECRKAFNNRRAVRGAELYDLYMAHRFERTEAQAAGVFKAINRLASNWREEDKRQRAGRKSWRPFRRIFDAKPYLGAVRLGWMRAGR encoded by the coding sequence ATGACTGTCATCCGCTTCCCAAGACCGCGCATCTGCCTCGAATGCGGTGAGCAGTTTCAGGCCCGCGACGACGAGGTGCATTTCTGCACGACCGAATGCCGCAAGGCTTTCAATAACCGCCGGGCCGTGCGCGGCGCCGAGCTTTACGACCTCTACATGGCGCACCGGTTCGAGCGGACTGAGGCGCAGGCTGCCGGCGTGTTCAAGGCGATCAACCGCCTCGCCTCGAACTGGCGAGAAGAGGACAAGCGACAGCGCGCCGGCCGTAAGTCCTGGCGCCCCTTCCGCAGAATTTTCGACGCGAAGCCGTATCTCGGCGCCGTCCGCCTCGGCTGGATGAGGGCCGGACGATGA
- a CDS encoding bifunctional DNA primase/polymerase, which translates to MDNPNLTAAKRLADLGIAVFPCNQTKRPQPGVRWKDEASTDPRRIEAWWRRWPSSLPAFELGRHKLVAIDCDRHGKDDGVIALETLARDNGDDPRDWPTVETPSTGRHVFFRQDGALTNARGTLPAGIDVRGSGGYVIAEGAELPDGRNYHPLGDGLVTALQADAIPDLPQWLATTLASRVVDDARSAEIIATSRVPAAAPAHRPETGARERAAFEAALADEVRKVTQAGEGQRNHTLNIAAFSLAQMVASGWGGQSEVDIALTEAALACGLRQPEIRKTIASGFASGSKKPRAALDDRAGYADSGPEIEIRLTKVNGVTIVADTGEVVDDADDDPEDEEGEAPPIDEALTHVDGVLGEVIDFIVATSRRPNRRLALSAALPLCATLLGRRMATPTGAGLQLYVIATYPTGGGKQHQLDAIDRLMRAAELQRHVGPSQFMSMSALVKHVANSPLTICAQDEFGALLKRLSHPRASTHEQGISMVLRSLWGSNFATVRTPAYASTSSVEIAAPCLSLYGPTTPEELYEALRGRDVVNGFLNRFLVIDGGERVAEVEPRRKLRDVPDSLRDGMMRLYRAGTTGRGNLSGYVCKNTAPDPEGLHARWQDQRAEDIYRDLSSTAQRRIDADAETGQFMARVAEIAVRCATIRACGRDPDIPTVTGDDMDWAAALVWQSTERLIGDAGRFMVDPLGAAEFERKLLAKVHSAGPRGVRMRELHRAMQRHFRFANDLRNTLDALSRSGVIVVDERKVAGGVSRRVMMA; encoded by the coding sequence ATGGACAACCCCAATCTCACCGCCGCAAAACGTCTTGCCGACCTCGGCATAGCGGTCTTCCCATGCAACCAGACCAAGCGCCCGCAGCCAGGCGTGCGTTGGAAGGACGAGGCATCGACCGATCCTCGCCGCATCGAGGCGTGGTGGCGCCGGTGGCCCTCGTCGCTGCCCGCGTTCGAGCTCGGCCGACATAAGCTCGTCGCGATCGACTGCGACCGCCACGGCAAGGATGACGGCGTCATCGCGCTTGAGACCCTCGCAAGGGACAATGGTGACGACCCTCGCGACTGGCCGACGGTGGAAACGCCATCGACGGGCCGGCACGTGTTCTTCCGGCAGGATGGCGCGCTGACCAACGCCCGCGGCACGCTCCCGGCCGGGATCGACGTGCGCGGCAGCGGCGGCTACGTCATCGCTGAAGGGGCGGAGCTGCCGGACGGCCGCAACTATCATCCCCTTGGCGATGGCCTGGTCACGGCTCTGCAGGCCGATGCCATCCCAGACCTGCCGCAGTGGCTTGCAACCACGCTGGCCAGCAGGGTAGTCGACGACGCTCGCTCGGCTGAGATCATCGCGACTAGTCGCGTTCCAGCCGCCGCTCCGGCTCATAGGCCTGAGACCGGCGCGCGCGAGCGGGCAGCATTCGAGGCCGCTCTTGCCGATGAGGTCCGTAAGGTCACTCAGGCAGGCGAGGGGCAGCGCAACCATACCCTCAACATCGCCGCCTTCAGCCTTGCGCAGATGGTGGCCAGCGGATGGGGCGGCCAATCGGAAGTCGATATCGCGCTGACCGAGGCGGCGCTCGCGTGCGGACTGAGACAGCCCGAGATCCGCAAGACGATCGCCTCCGGCTTCGCGAGCGGGTCAAAGAAGCCGCGCGCCGCGCTGGATGATCGTGCGGGCTACGCAGACAGCGGCCCTGAGATCGAGATCAGGCTGACGAAGGTCAATGGCGTGACGATCGTGGCCGATACTGGCGAGGTTGTCGACGATGCCGACGATGATCCGGAGGACGAGGAGGGCGAGGCGCCGCCGATCGACGAGGCGCTGACGCATGTCGACGGCGTGCTAGGCGAAGTGATTGATTTCATCGTCGCGACCTCGCGGAGACCGAATAGACGGCTCGCGCTATCGGCCGCGCTGCCGCTGTGCGCCACGCTGCTGGGCAGGCGGATGGCGACGCCAACAGGTGCCGGGCTTCAGCTCTATGTCATCGCCACCTATCCGACCGGCGGCGGCAAGCAGCACCAGCTCGACGCGATCGACCGGCTGATGCGCGCGGCCGAACTGCAGCGTCATGTCGGCCCGTCGCAGTTCATGTCGATGTCAGCGCTGGTCAAGCACGTCGCCAACTCGCCGCTGACGATCTGCGCCCAGGATGAGTTCGGCGCCCTGCTGAAACGCTTGTCGCACCCGCGCGCGTCTACGCATGAGCAAGGCATCAGCATGGTCCTGCGCTCGCTCTGGGGTTCCAATTTTGCTACCGTGCGGACCCCGGCGTACGCCAGCACGTCGAGCGTGGAGATCGCGGCGCCCTGCCTGTCCCTTTACGGCCCGACGACGCCGGAAGAGCTCTACGAGGCGCTGCGCGGCCGCGACGTCGTCAACGGCTTCCTGAACCGCTTCCTCGTCATCGACGGCGGCGAGCGCGTGGCCGAGGTGGAGCCCAGACGCAAGCTGAGAGACGTCCCGGACAGTCTGCGCGACGGCATGATGCGCCTCTATCGCGCAGGCACCACCGGGCGCGGCAATCTCTCGGGCTACGTTTGCAAGAACACCGCCCCCGATCCTGAAGGCCTGCACGCAAGGTGGCAGGACCAGAGAGCCGAGGACATCTATCGCGACCTGTCGTCGACGGCGCAGCGGCGCATCGACGCCGATGCGGAGACCGGCCAGTTCATGGCCCGCGTGGCGGAGATTGCCGTCAGGTGCGCCACGATCCGCGCCTGCGGTCGCGACCCCGATATCCCGACCGTGACAGGCGACGATATGGATTGGGCCGCAGCGCTCGTCTGGCAGTCGACCGAGCGGCTTATCGGCGACGCCGGCCGGTTCATGGTCGACCCGTTGGGCGCAGCAGAATTCGAGCGCAAGCTGCTTGCCAAGGTCCATTCGGCCGGGCCGCGCGGCGTCCGCATGCGGGAACTGCACCGGGCGATGCAGAGACATTTCCGCTTCGCGAATGATCTCCGAAACACCCTCGATGCCCTGTCGCGCTCAGGCGTGATCGTCGTCGATGAGCGGAAGGTCGCCGGCGGCGTGTCGCGGCGAGTCATGATGGCCTAG
- a CDS encoding helix-turn-helix domain-containing protein: MTPLAQAVEKAGISLSELARQLGTSRQNVSRWASGAVPLPRDRAVRVAEILGVPAHVLILGGEMHSGSDVLLALTAKEAPQMTGYRVEPNAVFEGGDVRLPAVGQMLRDIQELGATVGGFGDDESAFEMNGQVVDLVPRPPGLAHRKDVFALRVSNNSMWPKFKDGERVYVERRKPAIGDDVVIELHPAEEGQPGKSFIKNLISRSSALIIVEQYNPFGRLEFDSREVRQVFRVIPWQEVAGLA; this comes from the coding sequence ATGACGCCGCTCGCGCAAGCTGTTGAAAAAGCTGGGATCAGCCTCAGCGAATTGGCGCGTCAGCTCGGCACTAGCCGGCAGAACGTGTCACGCTGGGCATCCGGAGCTGTGCCGCTCCCGCGGGATCGCGCGGTCCGAGTGGCTGAGATCCTCGGGGTACCGGCGCACGTTCTTATTCTTGGGGGCGAAATGCACTCCGGGTCTGACGTTCTTCTGGCGCTCACGGCCAAGGAAGCACCGCAGATGACTGGCTACCGTGTTGAGCCAAATGCGGTGTTTGAAGGCGGCGATGTACGCCTCCCCGCCGTCGGGCAAATGCTCCGCGATATTCAAGAGCTCGGTGCTACCGTCGGCGGCTTCGGCGACGATGAAAGCGCGTTCGAGATGAATGGGCAGGTCGTTGACTTGGTCCCTCGGCCACCTGGCCTCGCTCATCGCAAGGATGTCTTCGCGTTGCGCGTGTCCAACAATAGCATGTGGCCAAAATTCAAAGACGGCGAGCGCGTTTATGTCGAGCGGCGCAAACCGGCTATCGGCGACGATGTCGTAATCGAACTGCACCCGGCCGAAGAAGGCCAGCCGGGGAAATCGTTCATCAAAAACCTGATCAGCCGAAGCTCCGCACTGATTATTGTTGAGCAGTACAACCCGTTCGGCCGCCTCGAGTTTGATTCGCGCGAAGTGCGGCAAGTTTTCCGGGTCATCCCCTGGCAGGAAGTAGCTGGCCTAGCCTAG
- a CDS encoding DEAD/DEAH box helicase — translation MTELRPYQREAIDAVHAYWEKGGGNPLVDLATGTGKSVVLAQLVRDVVEDYDARALVLTHVKELVEQDLRATLRLWPQCPAGINSAGLGRRDLRSQVLFASIQSVFKQDGYSLGKRHLVIVDEAHLVPRSGDGMYLTLINKLRETEPELRVVGLTATPYRLDSGRLNEGDGRLFDDIVYSYGIGEGVRDGFLSPLKSPNLEVGIIDARGIAKLGGEFKASALEAAANKDALVKAAVADILVRGQDRRGWILFCSGVDHCETVRAELASHGVAVASVTGETPKDERDRAIRSFKAGQLRALTSVGVLTTGFDAPHVDLIAMLRPTLSTGLYVQMLGRGTRLASGKDNCLVLDYSGNVRRHGPVDAIEILGRGQEAGKSEKTEVETVRAKPCPQCSELVALRTMECLDCGYQWPVEPKHEAKADEEAAVMVREVEERWLTVDGISARPHVSAAGNTSLRVDYFVGLKAYTDWVSLGQFGWPGEKAAAWWKRMTGMSAEGVDVDGADRLIRDGDAKINCSAIRIKRDGKYWRVVERLRSDGFAVDEKLKLRAVERRVAA, via the coding sequence ATGACCGAGCTTCGCCCCTATCAGCGCGAGGCGATCGACGCCGTCCATGCCTATTGGGAGAAGGGCGGCGGCAATCCGCTCGTCGATCTCGCCACCGGCACCGGCAAGAGCGTCGTCCTGGCGCAGCTCGTTCGCGACGTCGTCGAGGACTACGACGCCCGCGCGCTCGTTCTGACACACGTCAAGGAGTTGGTCGAACAGGACCTGCGCGCCACCCTGCGCCTTTGGCCGCAGTGCCCGGCCGGGATCAATTCCGCAGGTCTCGGCCGTCGCGATTTGCGCTCGCAGGTTCTGTTTGCCTCGATCCAGTCCGTCTTCAAGCAGGACGGATATTCGCTCGGCAAGCGCCATCTCGTGATCGTCGACGAGGCCCATCTCGTGCCGCGCTCCGGCGACGGGATGTATCTGACGCTGATCAACAAGCTGCGGGAGACCGAGCCGGAGCTGCGCGTCGTCGGCCTGACCGCGACGCCCTATCGCCTCGACTCCGGGCGCTTGAACGAAGGCGACGGCCGGCTGTTCGACGACATCGTCTATTCCTACGGCATCGGCGAAGGCGTGCGCGACGGCTTCCTGTCGCCGCTGAAGTCGCCGAACCTCGAGGTTGGCATTATCGACGCCCGCGGCATCGCCAAACTGGGCGGAGAATTCAAGGCGAGCGCGCTCGAGGCGGCTGCGAACAAGGACGCGCTCGTCAAGGCTGCGGTCGCCGATATCCTCGTGCGCGGCCAGGATCGCCGCGGCTGGATCTTGTTCTGTTCGGGCGTCGACCACTGCGAGACGGTGCGCGCTGAATTGGCGAGCCACGGCGTTGCGGTGGCCAGCGTCACCGGCGAGACGCCGAAGGACGAGCGGGACCGCGCCATCCGCTCCTTCAAGGCCGGCCAGCTGCGCGCCCTGACCAGCGTCGGCGTACTGACGACCGGCTTTGATGCCCCGCATGTCGATCTCATCGCCATGCTGCGCCCGACCCTGTCGACCGGCCTCTACGTGCAGATGCTCGGCCGTGGCACCCGGCTGGCTTCCGGCAAGGATAACTGCCTCGTCCTCGACTACAGCGGCAACGTCCGCCGCCATGGCCCGGTCGATGCCATCGAGATCCTCGGCCGCGGCCAGGAGGCCGGCAAGAGCGAGAAGACAGAGGTCGAAACCGTCAGGGCCAAGCCCTGCCCGCAGTGCAGCGAGCTCGTCGCGCTGCGCACCATGGAGTGTCTCGACTGCGGCTATCAGTGGCCCGTCGAACCCAAGCATGAGGCCAAGGCGGACGAGGAAGCCGCCGTCATGGTCCGCGAGGTCGAGGAGCGTTGGCTGACGGTCGACGGCATTTCCGCGCGCCCGCATGTCTCTGCGGCCGGCAACACCTCTCTGCGCGTCGACTATTTCGTCGGGCTGAAGGCCTACACCGACTGGGTCTCGCTCGGCCAGTTCGGATGGCCCGGCGAGAAGGCGGCCGCCTGGTGGAAGCGGATGACCGGCATGTCGGCGGAGGGCGTCGACGTAGACGGCGCCGATAGGCTGATCCGCGACGGTGACGCCAAGATCAACTGCAGCGCGATCCGCATCAAGCGCGACGGCAAGTACTGGCGCGTCGTCGAGCGGCTGCGCTCGGACGGCTTCGCGGTCGACGAGAAGCTGAAGCTTCGTGCGGTCGAGCGGAGGGTCGCGGCATGA
- a CDS encoding DEAD/DEAH box helicase encodes MTDHLTAYRALCASKRSEPLRAGISRTPELNATLRDHQRAGVEFALRAGRSALFYDTGLGKTRMMLDWGRCVVEHMNKPVLMLAPLAVGEQHLREAEAMGVDASISRFGQPPSSPRIVITNYERLERFDPADYAGVILDESSILKSFTGATTRKLIEAFRQTPFRLAGSATPAPNDHTELGQHSEFLGVDSRTKMLTRFFLHDSADTGEWRLKGHAVRPFWDWVASWARCVSKPSDLGFSDEGYDLPALDIVKHLVRADRMQDAGEEKNGQFRMFRIPERSATSIHKEKRLTAADRAAHVAGIVAGVPTGDPICIWVDTDYEAEAVRAAVPEAIEVSGKMHADVKEERLSAFCRGELRVLLTKPSIAGYGLNWQHCNQTVFTGLSFSYEAFYQAVRRFWRFGQPHPVSAHVVMADTEAAIVEVVQRKAGDHDRMKAEMAAAMRRAAVEQAVLSPYSPDKEATLPAWMANAGL; translated from the coding sequence ATGACCGATCATCTCACCGCCTATCGCGCGCTCTGTGCGTCCAAGCGTTCCGAGCCGCTGCGCGCAGGTATCAGCCGCACGCCAGAGCTCAACGCCACGCTGCGTGACCATCAGCGTGCTGGCGTCGAATTCGCCCTGCGCGCCGGCCGCTCAGCGCTCTTCTACGATACAGGCCTCGGCAAGACCCGCATGATGCTCGACTGGGGCAGATGTGTCGTCGAGCACATGAACAAGCCGGTGCTGATGCTGGCGCCGCTCGCCGTTGGTGAGCAGCACCTGCGCGAGGCGGAAGCCATGGGCGTTGATGCGTCGATCTCGCGCTTCGGCCAGCCACCATCATCGCCGCGTATCGTCATCACCAACTATGAGCGCCTGGAGCGCTTCGACCCCGCTGATTATGCCGGCGTCATCCTCGACGAGTCGTCGATCCTGAAGAGCTTCACCGGCGCCACGACGCGCAAGCTAATCGAGGCCTTCCGGCAGACGCCTTTCCGTCTCGCTGGCAGCGCCACGCCGGCGCCGAACGACCATACCGAGCTGGGCCAGCATTCCGAGTTTCTTGGCGTCGACAGCCGGACCAAGATGCTGACGCGGTTTTTCCTTCACGATAGCGCCGACACCGGCGAATGGCGGCTCAAAGGTCATGCCGTTCGCCCGTTCTGGGACTGGGTCGCCAGCTGGGCGCGTTGCGTATCGAAGCCATCAGATCTCGGCTTCAGTGACGAAGGCTATGACCTCCCCGCGCTCGATATCGTCAAGCACCTGGTGCGCGCCGATCGCATGCAGGACGCCGGCGAGGAGAAGAACGGCCAGTTCCGCATGTTCCGCATCCCGGAACGATCGGCGACGTCGATCCACAAGGAGAAGCGCCTGACCGCAGCAGATCGGGCCGCGCATGTCGCTGGGATTGTTGCAGGTGTTCCGACCGGCGATCCCATCTGCATATGGGTCGATACCGACTACGAGGCGGAGGCCGTTCGCGCCGCCGTGCCGGAGGCGATTGAGGTCAGCGGCAAGATGCACGCCGATGTCAAGGAGGAGCGGCTTTCCGCGTTCTGCCGCGGTGAGCTGCGCGTCCTCCTGACGAAGCCGTCGATCGCCGGTTATGGCCTCAACTGGCAGCACTGCAACCAGACCGTCTTCACCGGCCTGAGCTTCAGCTACGAGGCCTTCTATCAGGCCGTCCGACGCTTCTGGCGCTTTGGCCAACCGCACCCAGTCTCGGCTCATGTCGTGATGGCGGACACCGAGGCCGCGATTGTCGAGGTCGTTCAGCGCAAGGCCGGCGACCATGACCGCATGAAGGCGGAAATGGCTGCCGCCATGCGCCGTGCCGCCGTCGAGCAAGCCGTTCTCAGTCCTTACAGCCCAGACAAGGAGGCCACGCTCCCGGCGTGGATGGCCAATGCAGGTCTTTGA